gtatatagcgctggggggttatattactgtatacagcgctggggggttatattactgtatacagtgctggggttatattactgtatacagcgctgggggttatattactgtatacagcgctgggggttatattactgtatatagcgctgggggggttatattactgtatacagcgctgggggttatattactgtatacagcgctgggggttattactgtatacagcgctgggggttatattactgtatacagcgctgggggttatattactgtatacagcgctgggggttatattactgtatagagtgctggggggttatattactgtatacagcgctggggggttattactgtatacagcgctgggggttatattactgtatacagtgctgggggttatattactgtatacagcgctgggggttatattactgtatacagtgctgggggttatattactgtatacagcgctgggggttatattactgtatatagcgctggggggttatattactgtatacagtgctggggttatattactgtatacagcgctgggggttatattactgtatacagctctggggggttatattactgtatacagcgctgggggttatattactgtatacagcgctgggggttatattactgtatacagtgctgggggttatattactgtatacagcgctgggggttatattactgtatacagagctggggggttatattaatgtatacagcactgggggttatattactgtatacagcgctgggggggttatattactgtatacagcactgggggttatattactgtatacagcgctgggggttatattaatgtatacagcgctggggggttatattactgtatacagcgctgggggttatattactgtatacagcgctgggggttatattactgtatacagcgctggggggttattactgtatacagcgctgggggttatattactgtatacagcgctgggggttatattactgtatacagcgctgggggttatattactgtatacagcgctggggggttatattactgtatacagcgctgggggttatattactgtatacagcgctgggggggtatattactgtatacagcgctgaggggttatattactgtatacagcgccgggggggtatattactgtatacagtgctgggggggtatattactgtatacagtgctgggggttatattactgtatacagtgctgggggttatattactgtatacagcactggggggttatattactgtatacagcgctgggggttatattactgtatacagcgctgggggttatattactgtatacagctctgggggttatattactgtatatagcgctgggggggttatattactgtatacagcgctgggggttatattactgtatacagcgctgggggttattactgtatacagcgctgggggttatattactgtatacagcgctgggggttatattactgtatagagtgctggggggttatattactgtatacagcgctggggggttattactgtatacagcgctgggggttatattactgtatacagtgctgggggttatattactgtatacagcgctgggggttatattactgtatacagtgctgggggttatattactgtatacagcgctgggggttatattactgtatatagcgctggggggttatattactgtatacagcgctgggggttatattactgtatacagcgctgggggttatattactgtatacagcgctggggggttatattactgtatacagcgctgggggttatattactgtatacagcgctgggggggtatattactgtatacagcgctgaggtgttatattactgtatacagcgccggggggttatattactgtatacagtgctgggggggtatattactgtatacagtgctgggggttatattactgtatacagtgctgggggttatattactgtatacagcactggggggttatattactgtatacagcgctgggggttatattactgtatacagcgctgggggttatattactgtatacagcgctggggggttatattactgtatacagcgccggggggttatattactgtatacagtgctgggggggtatattactgtatacagcgctgggggggttaatGAACATCGTTTACTAAACcttaataaagaaaattagaaatcgtttgaaaaaatgtttttgcctGATTAATAATAaagggttttgtttttccatcaTTTATCGGGGATTTTTGAGGCGTTGTTGCTCTCCGTGAATCTCCACAACATGACGTTACattctaagaaaaaaataaaaataaatgtaactaaaAAAGATGTTTCttcaagcaaaaaaaacattcttgtaACTCTATAATTAAACGCACAACAAAGTTTAGAGATCGCTGGGACTCCTGgaataggaaaaaataattgcaaaataatccaaaaaaataaaaaatcctatTTCTTCTTCGCAATAATATCcggtgcagaaaaaaaaaaaaaaagtgccttgacgtggcgggggagcttaattatgctttggccaattcatataaccgaaacctctcatttatattatgtttatatatttgttgccaactttattagggtgagaagcgcagacagtttttttttttttttttatataggatGTTCTCGGACCCCACGGCGGGGAGGATTGTAAACACGCCAGAGAGCGAGGAAAGTCCCTGGAAACGCTTCCTGCGCTGTGACCTCGTCCCGAAATTTGTTACGGCAGGAAAAGATAATTAAACAGAGGAGTTCGGGGCGGAATAAATGTCCGGCAGCGAGTGTTACTTACCTGATATCCCAGCAATGCCCATTTACCCACTGCAAACCAGTCCTGATTCACACCGAGCATACACGTCCTAACATAAAAACAaccacagaacctgccggcagatcggccccatccggcccccgtcaagtcacctgtttctcctgctgtaaacactcaaaccttaatcagtcgttggcctcgtcttagattcaggagccgtatgtctatcccatgcgtgtttaatacccttgctgtattaccatctaccacctctgctgggaggctgttccatttgtcCAGTACCCtttcaataaagtaaaagttTTATTTCCATCTAGGCCTCTGACCGTCTAGTTTTTGATTAAGGCCtcttgaaataaagtaaatatccTTTGTTATGAGACAAGCagggcttttttttaaccatccccatatatatatatttagcatttaatgcagcaaaagaaaaacaaaaacaaaaatttgaaTTTCTCACGGTTTTACCCGTTATAAGTTATACCCGGCTGATGCTAAAAAAAAGGgcactttaaaaaatgttttcttttttttttgtcttattttttggAAACAGCCCCAGCCCTCAaccccccatccccccccccggctggGATTTTAACCTACAGGGAAATTAGAAAgtgagttttttttagttttttattattattatttggtgtTTGGGACTATAAGCGTAACGGCAGCGACACGGTCCAAATCCGCTTTACAAAAgcattgttaataaaaaaacaacccaaacgAACTCAAAAAGTAATTCCACCACTTTTCAAGCAGCCGTTTCCTCGCCGACATCCTACAAAGAgcgcgtcaaaaaaaaaaaaaaactgtgtattTTTGGCAAACTTTTTTGATAAAACGTTATTTTCAGCGACGTTCCCCAAGTACAGAAACACCCCGTTAACAGAGCTTTTATGTTTTGGAGAACGTAATGAggttgaaccccccccccccaaaaaactttatttttaacgaaTTTTGCCAATTTAGCGCATTCTTATGAATGAATACGATATCAGTAATATTGATGATTTTTGTTGGGTTGGTgggaaggtttttttatttctaccgGGAGGGGGATAGGATTACTTTATTACAGAGATATTTTacccttaatttatttttcacttaaaaaaaaaaattataataaaaaaaaacccaccgcACAATGATGTCATGATTgtgcctttaaatatttattggcttttttttattatgtttttacacaGGCACGGAAGTGACCTATTGAATTGCAAGCTCTTTTTCGAAATGGTCCTATACATAGATAAAAAACTAccaataaaaatgaatgcaggctttaaaaaaaataaaaaaaaaaagtgtcataatggatgtcgtttttttttttagtattttttaatcCTCTCTTttgcaaaagaaaatgtttttcaggctgttttggggaatAAAAAACTGTTTACCTTGCCGGCGCCGCGGAAATAGTAGCGTTTTTAATTTGTTAACGGTAACTTTTGCCAAAACTAATACTCGGTCCGGGGTTCCGGGGTTCATTTCACGGGAATGTCAGAGCGGATCTGTCACTTTACCAAATTCCACGTTTTACAGctcattttcttaaataaaccTACCCAGAATGACAAATAACTTTATTATAAACCCcccctttatttttatacaatggGAGCAGCCAGGTTCACTTCCTGTTCTGgggatctgcaggattattcctccccgttaagttATCTCTTCCCTTGTTGTTAAGTtcctgattgttgctgattggttcaggcagtctttgtaatggtgggggaggggagagaacTCTAGGACAGGAAATGAATTGGAAATACCATtttttgccaccttttgccatacaaaatctcatttttttgtattttacacaaaatatCTGTCTTTTATTGTAACTTATCTTACAgaaatacaagaaacaaaaactgtctgcgcttctcaccctaataaagttggcaacaaatatataaacataatataaatgagaggttttggttatatgaattggccaaagcataattaagctcacccgccacgtcaaggcacactctcaatagggtgagaaccgactctcacctcctatatagtgggcacacaaagcagtttatacggctaccaaaaccttattaatgtgttgggggaggtgcaattaaacctcctccccattaacccctggacagcaagctgcaaccagactgatgaggagccaacaacctcaaatatgtgcaaacagggaaaagaaaaaatgtcggtgcgctaagctagtctcaggctcaaataatacaaatgtgtaatacgaggcctaccaaacaggtgtaagcatgctgcaagaaacagtgtatggctgtacaatgtatacaagaaacaaaaactgtctgcgcttctcaccctaataaagttggcaacaaatatataaacataatataaatgagaggttttggttatatgaattggccaaagcataattaagctcacccgccacgtcaaggcgcactctcaatagggtgagaaccgactctcacctcctatatagcgggcacacaaagcagtttatacggctaccaaaaccttattaatgtgttgggggaggtgcaattaaacctcctccccattaacccctggacagcaagctgcaaccagactgatgaggagccaacaacctcaaatatgtgcaaacagggaaaagaaaaaatgtcggtgcgctaagctagtctcaggctcaaataatacaaatgtgtaatacgaggcctaccaaacaggtgtaagcatgctgcaagaaacagtgtatggctgtacaatgtatacaaaaaacccaacactgtctgcgcttcttaccctaataaagttggcaacaaatatataaacataatataaatgagaggttttggttctatgaattggccaaagcataattaagctcacccgccacgtcaaggcgcactctcaatagggtgagaaccgactctcacctcctacatcaaagtccctgttggtgtaatgggcaggcgtcccaatacttttggccatgtggtgtattattatatagatatatattagatattattatatatatttgggtgatttcatgtttttttagtgACCCTGCAGACCCTgtatattaaaatgtgaaatatttttttccttttctgtctttatttctgggaaaagaaaaaatgtcggtgcgctaagctagtctcaggctcaaataatacaaatgtgtaatacgaggcctaccaaacaggtgtaagcatgctgcaagaaacagtgtattggctgtacaatgtatacaaaaaacaaaaactgtctgcgcttctttaTTTCTGGAGCGACCATTTTTTTGGGGCTCCATAGCGGAAGGATAAAGGATTTCTTCTACGGTCAAAGAACACAAACGGCTTTATAAAAGTcgcctttattaaaaaaaacccaaaaaacccaaaatcGCGTTCAAAGATcattttacaatcataaaaaaaataaaaaattattaacgTTACGCAGTCGGGCGCGGGGGGGGCAAGATGCGGGGTGCCTGGGCAATGGAGGGCAAAACATAAAATCTGCCAGAAGAGCAGCCTAAAGCTTAGATTCACGAGCCACTCATGATTATATTAGCccctaccgcttctgctgggaggctgttccacatatatTGTGTTTCTAAAGCACCAAACATACCCCATTCCCGCAGGTAAAGCTTACGTTAGACACAACGCTCATcccatgtaatatgtataatatataatcacagatataatgtataaagtatGGATATATAGTTACTCTGCTGTAACCGTCACTCGAATGTATCTACAGCGCCTGGctttctaaaaaacaaaaattaacgCTTTTTGGGAAATTTcacttcatttttctttcttgttttctttcttttggctATTTAATAGTTATctgatatatgacatcataacacaaGTCCTGGCAtcatcagaataaaaaataatagctatgtttttattaattattaagaatTCACGATTCTTCGCCTATAAAGCTACAATTCATTCCATGCTGCgtaattgtaattaataatattgtCACACGGTGCGGGGGCTGGGGGCAACCACACCAAATAATTGGGGGGGCGAGGCGGCCAACaaatgatggaaaaaaaaatataaaaaatagtttaaaaatttttaaaaattcaacattaaagtattagccatgtatttattttaaagagtcGGGAGTGTGCGTTAACCCCTTAtatagctgtaaaaaaaaatgatttctgagCCCGGCTGACGCGTCTTCCTGGTTTTGGCGGCCGTGGAGATGCCTGCGCTGAATCCCGGCACCTGGTGCCGCCGTCccccggtggggggggggggctgttagGCTGATCGGATCTCGCAGCTTTGGTTGTGACGCTTTTTCTAtgggaaagaaaacagaaattgagaTTTATGGATTTATTTCTCAAAAGATTTTTCTTGTATATCTATCCCGGCTTTCATTACCGAAAATGAGCTCTTCTGGACCGGAAAATCCCAATTTTaagtctaattatttttttttgaaaatgtgaaGTTATTGTTAATTCCGCATAAAGTTCACAtttgccagaaaaaaataaaaagcattttaacaggaaagaataaaatgacagatctgctaagtgCCCCACTGGactgctttatggcgatgctaatgaagtccgttcctccatagactttcattagtcagggagtccggctgggtgattaagactgagccattctattgtcccccacaggcagtatgataaggagtcggggggtttagtagatcgggggtcagataacagagtgagaatcatacaaacggctgatatgcagctgcctgaaaactttatattatggggcaaaaaactacaactggggtaaaaagatAACAGAGGAATATTTatggaaatttattttttaccggATAAAAAAGTTGGTGGGGGATCCGCTTTGATTCCACTTTTCTTGACTTTAATGAAAGCCTAAACTGTGGCATTTACTTATAAATAAAGGATGTCGGTAACCGGATGGAGATTTCTCACCCGTGCTCTGCGGCGTTGGACGTCCTCCATTATGTTTTTGACCCACTCGACGTGGTGGGGAACGCAGAGGTGTCTGTTCCTACGAGTGACCAGCCTGAGAGAGGGGGAAACGctcattattattcattatccTTTCTTTAAATACAGTCAGCAATCCCCCAGCGCTTCGTACAGTCCCTACGTTCCAAACGAAAACTGACAGACTAAGTCGATTAGAGCGCCGGCCGGCGTCGGATACACGTTTATTATTCACATGAACCCCACCAATTCTATACAACGTTACCCGGACGGGGCGCCAAACAAACACTATATACAGAGAAAGTCTAAAGGGTACGAGCGTGTAATCAGCGACGGAAGTGGCGCGGCCTGAGGGTGATAAGAGTGTTTATCCGTCTTTCTATGAACGGCGCAATAAATCCAATCACAGGGCAGGTGCCGGGGTTTCAGTGATTACGCCATTTAATGGCGGGATTATTAATTACCCAATAAAAATATGGTTAAATGATATAAAGTTTATACAGAAAGTTAACTTATtggtattattaataataataataataataataatactatttagaaaaaaaaataaaaaaaatatttagaattaagaaaatattattctatTAATTATTCTTGActttttaaacttaatttatttggaaaataGAATAGAGGGTACTttgtaagcaaaaaaaatacaaattaaaaagaagtaaaattaaatatgagTTATTTGTTAGAAGAGATTGCTTGATATGGATAAAGTTTTATGTATTAACAGATAAAAACATCTGATTTATGtacatcttaacttcctgttctctgcatgattattcctccccattgagtTATGGCTCTTATTATTGTTTTGCTAGGGAAGTAGAAGGGATGATGCTAGTACCGCGTTTCCCGGATTTCATGGCTCTCGTTGAGTTTTTCGGGGGGTGACGTCACTCCGGGGGCGCGGATGGATTTTATTTGCGTTAAACTTACACGACGGCCTTGATGCTGCAGCCGCTGGACTCGTCCTGCAGGAAAAAGTGTTTGACGTTCTGTCGGGGAATGACTTTGTTTTTGACTCTCAGGCAGCAGTCGGACGGAGAAACGTTGGCCCCGGACACTGCAATGAAATCAGCAAAGAATTTATGACGCGGACGGAAataaaaacagctcagtgatgatgtcatagggCATTAAATTCAAGGGGGGGCTCCGGCCATCACAagccctttaatgcatataacgggtgaggggtccctttaaatttgtgtGCGGTCCCCTTAGAAATGTTTGGAGGGATTCCGCAGAGCCCCCCGTATGTATTCGCCTCTTTTCTGTGATATACCCACCGCCGGCCCACCCCAGCACTGGCCCTAAAAGGGTTCCACGGGGGTCCTAATGAGACCACCCGGTGCAAATGTCCCAAAAGCAACAAGTAGCCAATCAGGGATGTGGAATGGGACTACAGAGGGGGGTTATCTTGTGCTTTGATTGGTCAGGCCTGATCGCCGGCAGGTTCTAAGTTTCTAAATTGATACTTTTTATCAGGCCGGTACAAAAGTGACATAAACTTTTGgcacctcggaggtctcttcttcagatggaatggcAGATTAAAGAGTGAAGACATGCCTAGTGGACAGTTTTTCTAGAAAGAGACAGCGGTGTCATCGGTTATGGCCTTATGTTAATACTCGGCACCACGGTCTCTTTCTATTCATGTCGTATACGTTTACGATTTAGTCTTCTGTTCCAAGAAGGGACCTCCGAGACCTCTTTTTCTCGGcctaataaaaggtatcacctgCAACTTTAAATTCCTGTatctaaacaaaccaaacagcATTTCAGCaaccaaattaaccctttatttattaaaccacGGGGGTGGCGGGGCAAATCTAATTccgtaacattttgtttttggttttttattacactttaatttacactttttatttacaaaaaaaataccataacCTGATATTATTCCTCATATAAAAGGCATTTGGTGCATTCAAGGAAaatgtacagtgctacggaatttgatggcgctatataaaacaataaataataatattaagaataataataaaatgtttagcaACAAAATTAATTTCTATGCAATTTTTGTCTATATGAAAGACCAAGaaaaatgcatgaaaaaaacaaccaaaaataaaaaaaaacccgactTGCACTGCAGATAAACAACAGATAAAATCTGGCAGCAAAatgatacataaaaaataatccagCGACAGAATTCTAAAACACAAAAGTCAGCAAAATCATACAAtacgaaaaaaataaaa
The DNA window shown above is from Spea bombifrons isolate aSpeBom1 chromosome 1, aSpeBom1.2.pri, whole genome shotgun sequence and carries:
- the LOC128467212 gene encoding C-C motif chemokine 19-like, which codes for MASPLPLACLIVLSLWAINEVSGANVSPSDCCLRVKNKVIPRQNVKHFFLQDESSGCSIKAVVLVTRRNRHLCVPHHVEWVKNIMEDVQRRRARKKRHNQSCEIRSA